The Emys orbicularis isolate rEmyOrb1 chromosome 14, rEmyOrb1.hap1, whole genome shotgun sequence genome includes a region encoding these proteins:
- the MVD gene encoding diphosphomevalonate decarboxylase, translating into MAEEKPLTVVTCTAPVNIAVIKYWGKRDEELILPINSSLSITLHQDQLKTTTTAAISRDFKEDRLWLNGEEADVGHPRLQSCLREMRRLARKRRGGSAGAAAPLSLAYKVHVASVNNFPTAAGLASSAAGYACLVHTLARLYGVEGELSEVARQGSGSACRSMLGGFVQWLMGERPDGKDSIAQQVAPETHWPELRVLILVVSAEKKPVGSTAGMQTSVDTSLLLKHRAEVVVPERMAQMIQFIQQRDFEGFGQLTMKDSNQFHATCLDTFPPIFYLNDVSRRIIALAHRFNAHHGKTKVAYTFDAGPNAVVFTLADTVEEFVEVVKCSFPPESNGDQFLKGLPARPASLSKELLSAVVLEPVPGAIRYILLTEPGPGPQPLDDPNLHLLGADGLPCPSA; encoded by the exons ATGGCTGAGGAGAAGCCCCTCACCGTGGTGACCTGCACAGCCCCTGTCAACATCGCGGTCATCAAGTACT GGGGGAAGCGAGACGAAGAGCTGATTTTACCCATCAATTCCTCTCTGAGCATCACCCTGCACCAGGACCAG cttaaaaccaccaccacagctGCCATCAGCAGAGACTTCAAAGAGGACCGGCTCTGGCTGAACGGGGAGGAGGCCGACGTCGGGCACCCACGGCTGCAGTCCTGCCTGCGGGAGA TGCGCCGCCTGGCCAGGAAGCGGAGAGGCGGCAGTGCTGGGGCCGCGGCCCCCCTCAGCCTGGCCTACAAAGTGCACGTCGCCTCGGTGAACAACTTTCCCACAGCAGCCGGCCTGGCGTCTTCAGCAGCGGGGTACGCCTGCCTGG TGCACACCCTGGCCCGGCTGTACGGCGTGGAGGGCGAGCTCTCCGAGGTTGCCCGCCAGGGCTCGGGCAGCGCTTGCAGGAGCATGCTTGGGGGCTTCGTGCAGTGGCTGATGGGGGAGCGGCCCGATGGCAAAGACAGCATTGCCCAGCAGGTGGCGCCGGAGACGCACTGGCCGGAGCTCAGAGTGCTCATCCTGGTG GTAAGCGCTGAGAAGAAGCCGGTGGGCAGCACGGCTGGGATGCAGACAAGCGTGGACACCAGCCTCTTGTTGAAG CACCGCGCAGAGGTGGTGGTGCCGGAGCGCATGGCCCAGATGATCCAGTTCATCCAGCAGCGAGACTTTGAGGGCTTTGGCCAGCTGACCATGAAGGACAGCAACCAGTTCCATGCCACCTGCCTGGACACCTTCCCTCCCATCTTCTACCTCAATGACGTCTCCCGGCGCATCATCGCCCTGGCCCACCGATTCAACGCCCACCACGGCAAGACCAAG GTGGCCTACACCTTCGACGCTGGCCCCAACGCCGTGGTCTTCACCCTGGCGGACACGGTGGAGGAGTTTGTGGAAGTGGTGAAGTGCAGCTTCCCCCCTGAATCTAACGGAGACCA GTTCCTGAAGGGGCTGCCGGCCAGGCCCGCCTCGCTCTCGAAGGAGCTGCTCTCCGCTGTGGTGCTGGAGCCTGTTCCTGGGGCGATCCGGTACATCCTCCTCACCGAG CCAGGGCCGGGGCCTCAGCCTCTGGACGATCCCAACCTACATCTGCTGGGAGCAGATGGGCTTCCCTGCCCCAGCGCCTAA